The proteins below come from a single Malus sylvestris chromosome 3, drMalSylv7.2, whole genome shotgun sequence genomic window:
- the LOC126617142 gene encoding uncharacterized protein LOC126617142, with amino-acid sequence MPVAETLTSGHSLALNPAIIANLLRCLAETTTRSTRTRMDLSADVVTPDAARKKLALSSKKSKTVAQNTHSKQLRPNTETTDEAHRPTKRIKKLVKNRAWEIHVILSHITEMTAPSASLPASVVQASTKKRPTPTSPAPQVQLAPKVFEVVVEQVVVLLVETPAAPGPTIAPVLREATPSVGKNLPKNPKPSTIILEEDDESDEIPSASHPRPIEPHSIDLPPMVEATDQVDLPAADRGKQPFVEPEAMPETLIHPQDQNISIPFQEATSAFVSLNYFVLLILL; translated from the exons ATGCCGGTGGCGGAAACCCTGACCAGTGGTCACTCTTTGGCACTCAATCCGGCTATCATTGCCAACCTTCTGCGCTGCCTAGCTGAGACGACAACAAGATCGACCCGCACTAGAATGGACCTCTCT GCAGACGTGGTCACCCCGGATGCGGCCAGGAAAAAATTGGCCCTTTCTTCCAAGAAATCCAAAACTGTCGCACAAAACACACATAGCAAACAGCTTCGCCCGAACACCGAGACAACAGATGAAGCTCATCGTCCCACAAAACGCATCAAGAAATTGGTGAAGAATAGAGCATGGGAGATTCACGTTATCTTAAGCCACATCACCGAAATGACCGCTCCGAGTGCCTCTCTTCCTGCTTCTGTTGTCCAGGCCTCAACGAAGAAACGGCCAACTCCAACTAGCCCGGCGCCCCAAGTTCAGCTGGCCCCTAAGGTCTTTGAGGTAGTGGTCGAACAAGTTGTTGTACTACTGGTCGAGACGCCTGCAGCTCCGGGGCCGACCATAGCACCCGTCCTGAGGGAGGCAACTCCTTCCGTCGGAAAAAATCTCCCCAAGAATCCAAAACCATCAACGATCATCTTAGAAGAG GATGACGAGAGTGATGAGATTCCGTCAGCGAGTCATCCTCGACCAATTGAACCTCATTCCATCGACCTTCCCCCCATGGTTGAAGCGACTGATCAGGTTGATCTTCCAGCAGCTGATCGTGGAAAACAACCTTTCGTCGAGCCTGAAGCGATGCCAGAAACCCTAATTCACCCGCAGGATCAAAACATCAGCATCCCATTTCAAGAAGCGACTTCAGCTTTTGTAAGTCTCAACTACTTTGTCTTGTTAATTTTGTTATAA
- the LOC126615829 gene encoding NAC domain-containing protein 72-like, whose translation MGVPETDPLSQLSLPPGFRFYPTDEELLVQYLCRKVAGYQFNLQIIAEIDLYKFDPWVLPSKAIFGEKEWYFFSPRDRKYPNGSRPNRVAGTGYWKATGTDKVITTEGRKVGIKKALVFYVGKAPKGTKTNWIMHEYRLIEPSRKNGSSKLDEWVLCRIYKKSSSSAAAAAAAAQKPVTSVSSKEHSNGSSSSCSSQLDDVLEWLPDIDDRNFTLPRINSLKTLLQQQEDSKINFQNTGSGNFDWATLAGLNSAPELNLNNQTQQGQGQMNFNFNNNDVPPFNPTSLPRGMAAGEFGKTAEEEVQSGLRTQRVDNSNFFQQHSQNVCYPVRPSGFGLWQ comes from the exons ATGGGTGTGCCGGAAACCGACCCTCTTTCTCAGCTGAGCCTGCCGCCAGGGTTTCGATTCTATCCGACGGACGAGGAGCTTCTGGTTCAGTACCTCTGCCGCAAGGTTGCTGGGTACCAATTCAATCTGCAAATAATTGCTGAAATCGATCTTTACAAGTTTGATCCTTGGGTTTTACCAA GCAAAGCGATATTTGGGGAAAAAGAATGGTACTTTTTCAGTCCGAGGGACCGGAAATACCCAAATGGGTCGCGACCCAATCGGGTTGCTGGGACCGGGTACTGGAAGGCAACTGGAACTGATAAGGTTATTACAACTGAAGGTAGAAAAGTTGGGATTAAAAAAGCACTTGTTTTCTATGTGGGAAAAGCCCCAAAAGGCACCAAGACCAACTGGATTATGCACGAGTATCGCCTCATCGAGCCCTCTCGCAAAAATGGCAGCTCCAAg TTGGATGAATGGGTTTTGTGTCGTATTTACAAGAAGAGCAGCAGCTCAGCAGCGGCTGCGGCAGCGGCAGCACAGAAGCCCGTTACGAGCGTTTCGAGCAAAGAGCACAGCAACGGCTCGTCGTCATCGTGCTCTTCTCAGCTCGACGACGTGCTCGAGTGGTTGCCGGATATTGACGATCGGAACTTCACCCTGCCCCGGATAAACTCGCTCAAGACGCTGCTGCAGCAGCAGGAGGACAGCAAGATTAATTTTCAGAACACCGGTTCCGGGAATTTCGACTGGGCGACTCTCGCCGGGCTCAACTCGGCGCCAGAACTCAATCTCAATAATCAGACTCAGCAAGGCCAAGGACAAatgaatttcaatttcaataacAATGACGTGCCTCCCTTCAACCCCACCTCTCTGCCACGTGGAATGGCCGCCGGAGAGTTTGGGAAGACGGCGGAGGAGGAGGTGCAGAGCGGACTCAGAACTCAGCGGGTGGATAACTCCAACTTCTTCCAGCAACACTCTCAGAACGTTTGTTACCCGGTCCGGCCCAGCGGGTTCGGGCTTTGGCAGTAA